In the genome of Anaerolineae bacterium, one region contains:
- the csm3 gene encoding type III-A CRISPR-associated RAMP protein Csm3, with protein MRSSLEKAMGLPLNQKIGQWVTIHSAKSQQDYDTSPVCQLFGVTGENEWSRPSRLLVRDIPLSEETRLAMATRRLDMPFTEIKVEVAIDRITSAAVPRNLERVPAGSVFAPGQMVLNVYENDPPGLFNVLYNGMLLVEDGYLGGGGSRGNGQIRFRNIVISARATTDSQGKLAYAERRELAKAPSLADFGPVMDLPKLLGGG; from the coding sequence ATGCGCTCCTCGCTGGAAAAGGCGATGGGGTTACCTCTGAACCAGAAGATCGGGCAATGGGTCACAATCCATAGCGCGAAAAGTCAGCAGGATTATGACACCTCCCCCGTGTGCCAGCTCTTTGGCGTCACCGGCGAGAATGAATGGTCGCGCCCATCGCGCCTGCTGGTAAGGGACATACCGCTGTCAGAGGAAACGCGTCTGGCGATGGCAACGCGCCGGCTGGATATGCCCTTCACCGAAATCAAAGTCGAGGTTGCCATCGACCGGATAACGAGTGCAGCGGTGCCGCGCAACCTCGAGCGCGTGCCGGCGGGTTCTGTATTCGCGCCCGGGCAGATGGTGCTGAATGTCTACGAGAACGATCCTCCCGGTCTGTTCAATGTGCTTTACAACGGCATGCTGCTGGTTGAGGATGGATACCTGGGTGGCGGAGGATCACGTGGTAACGGTCAGATTCGGTTCCGCAACATCGTGATCAGCGCGCGCGCGACCACCGACTCCCAGGGTAAGTTGGCTTATGCGGAACGCAGAGAACTGGCCAAAGCACCTTCACTCGCCGATTTCGGCCCGGTGATGGACCTGCCGAAACTGCTCGGCGGAGGCTGA